One genomic window of Candidatus Saccharimonadia bacterium includes the following:
- the greA gene encoding transcription elongation factor GreA translates to MTATKNEFYLTAQGLQALKDELLQLTTAKRGEIADRLKEAKADGDLSENAMYDAARDEQSFVEGRIAEIEHILKHAVVIANKGNASVSLGSKVHVELEEGEQEYVIVGSTEANPDKGYISDQSPIGKALLGRKSGDEVSVEVPSGTIVYRIKKIS, encoded by the coding sequence AGGCGCTCAAGGATGAGCTCCTGCAGCTGACGACGGCCAAGCGCGGCGAGATTGCGGACCGACTCAAAGAGGCCAAGGCTGACGGCGATTTGAGCGAAAACGCGATGTACGATGCGGCTCGTGACGAACAGAGTTTCGTAGAGGGTCGGATTGCCGAAATTGAGCACATCTTGAAGCACGCGGTGGTGATCGCCAACAAAGGCAACGCTTCGGTGTCGCTGGGTTCGAAGGTGCATGTGGAGCTGGAAGAGGGTGAGCAGGAGTATGTGATTGTGGGCTCCACTGAGGCCAACCCCGACAAGGGTTACATCTCGGATCAGTCGCCGATCGGCAAGGCACTGCTGGGCCGCAAATCGGGGGACGAAGTATCAGTGGAGGTTCCCTCGGGCACGATTGTGTACCGGATCAAGAAGATTTCCTAA